In Streptomyces sp. NBC_00091, the following proteins share a genomic window:
- the rplU gene encoding 50S ribosomal protein L21, translating to MYAIVRSGGRQHKVAVGDIVEVDKISTAKVGDTVELSTLLVVDGDAVTSDPWVLAGIKVQAEIVDHHKGAKIDILRYKNKTGYRRRQGHRQQYTAIKVTGIPTAAK from the coding sequence GTGTACGCCATCGTGCGCAGCGGTGGTCGCCAGCACAAGGTTGCTGTCGGCGACATCGTTGAGGTTGACAAGATTTCCACTGCCAAGGTTGGCGACACGGTCGAGCTCTCGACCCTGCTCGTTGTCGACGGCGACGCCGTGACCAGCGACCCGTGGGTGCTGGCCGGGATCAAGGTTCAGGCCGAGATCGTGGACCACCACAAGGGCGCCAAGATCGACATCCTGCGCTACAAGAACAAGACCGGCTACCGCCGTCGCCAGGGTCACCGTCAGCAGTACACGGCGATCAAGGTCACCGGTATCCCCACGGCTGCGAAGTAA
- the rpmA gene encoding 50S ribosomal protein L27 → MAHKKGASSTRNGRDSNAQRLGVKRFGGQVVSAGEILVRQRGTHFHPGSGVGRGGDDTLFALQAGAVEFGTHRGRKVVNIVPAA, encoded by the coding sequence ATGGCACACAAGAAGGGCGCATCGTCCACCCGGAACGGGCGCGATTCCAATGCTCAGCGGCTCGGCGTGAAGCGCTTCGGCGGTCAGGTCGTTTCCGCTGGTGAGATCCTCGTCCGCCAGCGCGGCACCCACTTCCACCCGGGTTCGGGTGTGGGCCGTGGCGGCGACGACACGCTGTTCGCGCTGCAGGCCGGTGCCGTCGAGTTCGGTACCCACCGTGGCCGCAAGGTCGTCAACATCGTTCCGGCCGCCTGA
- the obgE gene encoding GTPase ObgE: MTTFVDRVELHVAAGNGGHGCASVHREKFKPLGGPDGGNGGRGGDVILVVEQAITTLLDYHHSPHRKATNGQPGAGDNRSGKDGTDLILPVPDGTVVLDKEGNVLADLVGQGTTYVAAEGGRGGLGNAALSSARRKAPGFALLGVPGTTGDIVLELKTVADVALVGFPSAGKSSLISVLSAAKPKIADYPFTTLVPNLGVVTAGSTVYTIADVPGLIPGASQGRGLGLEFLRHVERCSILVHVLDTATLESDRDPLADLDAIENELKLYGGGLEKRPRLVVLNKVDIPDGQELADMVRPDLEARGYKVFEVSAVARTGLKELSYFLAEVIAKARARKPKEEATRIVIRPKAVDDSGFTITYDEVEDVYNVRGEKPERWVRQTDFNNDEAVGYLADRLNRLGVEEALKKAGARAGDGVAIGSDENSVVFDWEPTVMAGAEMLGRRGEDHRLDAPRPATTRRKDKEAQRGDSAQKEYDEFRPF, encoded by the coding sequence ATGACCACCTTCGTGGACCGCGTCGAGCTGCACGTCGCCGCGGGTAACGGGGGCCACGGCTGCGCCTCCGTTCACCGGGAGAAGTTCAAGCCGCTCGGCGGCCCCGACGGCGGCAACGGCGGCCGTGGCGGCGACGTCATCCTGGTGGTGGAGCAGGCGATCACCACCCTGCTGGACTACCACCACAGCCCCCACCGCAAGGCCACCAACGGCCAGCCCGGCGCGGGCGACAACCGCTCCGGCAAGGACGGTACGGACCTGATCCTGCCCGTCCCGGACGGCACCGTCGTCCTCGACAAGGAGGGCAACGTCCTCGCCGACCTCGTCGGCCAGGGCACCACCTACGTCGCGGCCGAAGGCGGCCGCGGCGGCCTCGGCAACGCCGCGCTCTCCTCCGCCCGCCGCAAGGCCCCCGGCTTCGCGCTCCTCGGCGTCCCCGGCACCACCGGCGACATCGTCCTGGAGCTGAAGACCGTCGCCGACGTGGCGCTCGTCGGCTTCCCGAGCGCGGGCAAGTCCTCGCTCATCTCGGTGCTCTCCGCGGCCAAGCCGAAGATCGCCGACTACCCCTTCACCACCCTGGTCCCCAACCTCGGCGTGGTCACCGCGGGCTCGACGGTCTACACGATCGCCGACGTCCCGGGTCTCATTCCCGGCGCAAGCCAGGGCCGTGGCCTCGGGCTGGAGTTCCTGCGCCACGTCGAGCGCTGCTCGATCCTCGTGCACGTCCTGGACACCGCCACCCTGGAGTCCGACCGAGACCCGCTCGCCGACCTCGACGCCATCGAGAACGAGCTCAAGCTCTACGGCGGCGGCCTTGAGAAGCGCCCGCGCCTCGTCGTCCTGAACAAGGTCGACATCCCGGACGGCCAGGAGCTCGCCGACATGGTCCGCCCCGACCTGGAGGCGCGCGGCTACAAGGTCTTCGAGGTCTCCGCGGTAGCCCGTACGGGCCTCAAGGAGCTGTCCTACTTCCTCGCCGAGGTCATCGCCAAGGCCCGTGCCCGCAAGCCGAAGGAGGAGGCGACCCGCATCGTCATCCGCCCGAAGGCCGTGGACGACTCCGGCTTCACCATCACCTACGACGAGGTCGAGGACGTCTACAACGTCCGCGGCGAGAAGCCCGAGCGCTGGGTCCGCCAGACCGACTTCAACAACGACGAGGCCGTCGGCTACCTCGCCGACCGCCTCAACCGCCTCGGTGTCGAGGAGGCGCTGAAGAAGGCGGGTGCCCGCGCCGGTGACGGCGTCGCGATCGGCTCCGACGAGAACTCGGTCGTCTTCGACTGGGAGCCGACCGTGATGGCCGGCGCCGAGATGCTGGGCCGCCGTGGTGAGGACCACCGCCTGGACGCCCCGCGTCCGGCCACCACCCGCCGCAAGGACAAGGAAGCCCAGCGCGGGGACTCCGCCCAGAAGGAATACGACGAGTTCCGTCCCTTCTGA
- a CDS encoding glycosyltransferase family 2 protein: MSSSDSSSDTTSAGPTVSVVVIAYNDAGLVGEAVSSALAQGPVVAEVIAVDDASSDGTARVLDGLAAAHPRLKVLHRTENSGGCGTPRNDGIAAATSPYVLFLDSDDVLPPGAAGALLRAAEEHRAPVTVGACVRRELPEGREVPWMPGLYTPGDVIERPADRPELVRDTLCVNKLYERAFLEKHGIRFPDGRFVYEDFVFTSRVLAAAPRIAVVGDLVYVWHVRRSAAQVSISLDRKDVGNWRSRVEAHRTASRTLAEASPELGRACQVKFLDYDLRMYLRELGKDPEYQAAWWTLTREYLAGFDPADIGAAPARARWIARLLAAAGAPPADLERLTRFAAEPARLLPPYAADAAGEPVWSAELPVPLDGLDALPVAELPVTVDAEPAGGGAVRIRVRDLYGRLAGAGPQTVELSFLPRTGGEPVRVRPVELRAAADGDGWSAEVPFRPAALAAEGRRRGLRGMQAWDVRAGVRCADGSSLLTSLRPLGGLLRRRALPSSRYGVLLAQPYRTAAGALALRLAPGAGGALTFVRNRLDRARTRRSR; this comes from the coding sequence GTGAGCAGCAGCGATTCCAGCAGTGACACCACCTCCGCCGGCCCCACGGTCTCGGTGGTGGTGATCGCGTACAACGACGCCGGGCTCGTGGGCGAGGCCGTTTCCTCGGCCCTCGCCCAGGGCCCGGTGGTCGCCGAGGTCATCGCGGTCGACGACGCCTCCTCGGATGGGACCGCCCGGGTGCTGGACGGGCTGGCCGCGGCCCACCCGCGCCTGAAGGTCCTGCACCGGACGGAGAACAGCGGCGGCTGCGGCACCCCCCGCAACGACGGGATCGCGGCCGCGACCTCCCCGTACGTCCTCTTCCTGGACAGCGACGACGTCCTGCCGCCCGGCGCCGCCGGGGCCCTCCTGCGGGCGGCCGAGGAGCACCGCGCCCCGGTCACGGTCGGGGCGTGCGTGCGGCGCGAGCTGCCGGAGGGCCGCGAGGTGCCCTGGATGCCCGGCCTGTACACCCCGGGCGATGTCATCGAGCGGCCCGCCGACCGGCCCGAGCTGGTCCGCGACACCCTCTGCGTCAACAAGCTGTACGAGCGCGCCTTCCTGGAGAAGCACGGGATCCGCTTCCCCGACGGCCGCTTCGTGTACGAGGACTTCGTCTTCACCTCCCGCGTCCTGGCCGCCGCACCCCGGATCGCGGTCGTCGGCGACCTCGTCTACGTGTGGCACGTGCGCCGCAGCGCCGCCCAGGTGTCGATCTCCCTGGACCGCAAGGACGTCGGCAACTGGCGCTCCCGCGTCGAGGCGCACCGCACGGCCTCCCGCACCCTCGCCGAGGCCTCCCCGGAGCTGGGCCGCGCCTGCCAGGTGAAGTTCCTCGACTACGACCTGCGCATGTACCTGCGCGAGCTCGGCAAGGACCCCGAGTACCAGGCCGCCTGGTGGACCCTGACCCGCGAGTACCTGGCCGGCTTCGACCCGGCCGACATCGGGGCCGCCCCCGCCCGGGCCCGCTGGATCGCCCGCTTGCTGGCGGCCGCCGGGGCACCGCCCGCCGACCTCGAGCGGCTGACCCGCTTCGCCGCCGAGCCGGCCCGGCTGCTGCCCCCGTACGCCGCCGACGCGGCCGGGGAGCCGGTGTGGAGCGCGGAGCTGCCGGTGCCGCTGGACGGGCTCGACGCCCTGCCGGTGGCCGAGCTGCCCGTCACCGTCGACGCCGAGCCCGCCGGGGGAGGGGCCGTCCGGATCCGGGTGCGCGACCTGTACGGGCGGCTCGCCGGGGCCGGTCCGCAGACCGTCGAGCTGAGCTTCCTGCCCCGGACGGGTGGCGAGCCCGTCCGGGTGCGTCCCGTGGAGCTGCGGGCCGCCGCCGACGGGGACGGCTGGAGCGCCGAGGTGCCCTTCAGGCCGGCCGCGCTGGCCGCCGAGGGACGCCGCCGGGGGCTGCGCGGGATGCAGGCCTGGGACGTCCGTGCGGGCGTGCGCTGCGCCGACGGAAGCTCCCTGCTCACCTCCCTGCGCCCCCTCGGGGGACTGCTCCGCCGCAGGGCCCTGCCCAGCAGCCGGTACGGTGTTCTGCTGGCGCAGCCCTACCGAACGGCCGCCGGAGCGCTGGCCTTGCGCCTCGCGCCCGGTGCCGGGGGCGCGCTGACCTTCGTACGCAACCGCCTCGACCGCGCCCGCACGCGCAGGTCACGCTAG
- the galE gene encoding UDP-glucose 4-epimerase GalE — MTFLITGGAGYIGAHVVRAMLLAGEKVVVFDDLSTGKEERVPEGVPLVTASVLDRLALDQAIAEHKITGVVHLAGKKQVGESVEKPLYYYHENVQGLTVLLEAVAAAGIRNFLFSSSASVYGMPDVDSVTEETPCRPLSPYGETKLAGEWLVRAAGKAHGISTACLRYFNVAGAATPELADTGVFNLVPMVFERYDAGEGARIFGDDYPTPDGTCIRDYIHVEDLADAHVVAARRLAEWGAAGDHKDLTVNIGRGEGVSVKEMVELLNAGTGHTYAPVVTPRRPGDPAKVVASADRIASELGWKARHDVREMIASAWTGWEANRKAAAHRDHHKDVHTV, encoded by the coding sequence ATGACATTTCTGATCACCGGTGGCGCCGGCTACATCGGCGCGCACGTCGTGAGGGCGATGCTGCTCGCGGGTGAGAAGGTCGTGGTCTTCGACGACCTCTCGACGGGCAAGGAGGAGCGGGTCCCGGAGGGCGTCCCGCTGGTGACGGCCTCGGTGCTGGACCGCCTCGCCCTGGACCAGGCCATCGCCGAGCACAAGATCACCGGCGTGGTGCACCTGGCGGGCAAGAAGCAGGTCGGCGAGTCCGTCGAGAAGCCGCTGTACTACTACCACGAGAACGTGCAGGGCCTGACGGTGCTGCTGGAGGCCGTGGCGGCGGCGGGCATCCGCAACTTCCTCTTCTCCTCCTCCGCCTCCGTCTACGGCATGCCCGACGTGGACTCCGTCACCGAGGAGACCCCCTGCCGGCCGCTCAGCCCGTACGGCGAGACCAAGCTGGCCGGTGAGTGGCTGGTCCGCGCCGCCGGCAAGGCGCACGGCATCTCCACCGCCTGCCTGCGCTACTTCAACGTGGCGGGCGCGGCCACCCCCGAGCTCGCGGACACCGGGGTCTTCAACCTGGTCCCGATGGTCTTCGAGCGCTACGACGCCGGCGAGGGCGCCCGTATCTTCGGCGACGACTACCCGACCCCGGACGGCACCTGCATCCGCGACTACATCCACGTCGAGGACCTCGCGGACGCCCACGTGGTGGCCGCCCGCCGGCTCGCCGAGTGGGGAGCGGCCGGGGACCACAAGGACCTCACCGTCAACATCGGGCGCGGCGAGGGCGTCTCCGTCAAGGAGATGGTCGAGCTGCTGAACGCGGGCACCGGGCACACCTACGCGCCGGTCGTCACCCCGCGCCGCCCCGGCGACCCGGCGAAGGTCGTGGCCTCGGCCGACCGGATCGCCTCCGAGCTGGGCTGGAAGGCCCGCCACGACGTCCGCGAGATGATCGCCTCGGCCTGGACGGGCTGGGAGGCCAACCGCAAGGCCGCCGCCCACCGGGACCACCACAAGGACGTCCACACGGTCTGA
- a CDS encoding glycosyltransferase, with the protein MTQETPAAGGRDIFLVSNSVDELGGVTTWSHQMARLFSERGHRVHVVGIAPVAQELRQQLPADLPYEVTTLYETHPPKARRLRGLKGRLNAPERRRQAARRALMRAKAETLSDLFRAARPGAVVIVTQVWAMEWVALADTKGLSVIGMSHESFEASQKSTRGERVRRFYPEVDRMLVLTPEDADLWIRAGMENVGSMPNPLPFMPDSPAPRTAKVVASVGRLAFEKGMDLLLDAWADAAPRHPDWTLRIYGAGAEEATLRAHCTSLGLDESVEWMGSTGDVLGALREASVFAQASRAEGFPITLLEAMAAGLPVVAFDCAPGVREIVRHGEDGLLARLGNTMELAGHLDTLMSDQDTRDRLGDEAFRHVRRYSSAEITDRWEELITFLER; encoded by the coding sequence GTGACCCAGGAGACCCCCGCCGCGGGCGGCCGCGACATCTTCCTCGTCTCCAACAGCGTGGACGAGCTCGGCGGTGTGACCACCTGGTCCCACCAGATGGCCCGGCTGTTCAGCGAGCGCGGGCACCGGGTGCACGTCGTGGGCATCGCGCCCGTCGCCCAGGAGCTCCGGCAGCAGCTGCCCGCCGACCTCCCGTACGAGGTGACGACCCTGTACGAGACCCACCCGCCGAAGGCGCGCCGGCTGCGCGGCCTCAAGGGCCGGCTCAACGCGCCCGAGCGGCGCCGCCAGGCGGCCCGCCGGGCCCTGATGCGGGCCAAGGCCGAGACGCTGAGCGACCTGTTCCGCGCGGCCCGGCCCGGCGCCGTGGTGATCGTCACCCAGGTCTGGGCGATGGAGTGGGTGGCCCTCGCGGACACCAAGGGCCTGTCGGTCATCGGGATGAGCCACGAGTCCTTCGAGGCCAGCCAGAAGTCCACCCGGGGCGAGCGGGTCCGCCGCTTCTACCCCGAGGTCGACCGGATGCTCGTGCTCACCCCCGAGGACGCGGACCTGTGGATCCGGGCCGGCATGGAGAACGTCGGCAGCATGCCGAACCCGCTGCCCTTCATGCCGGACTCCCCCGCCCCGCGCACCGCGAAGGTCGTCGCGAGCGTGGGCCGCCTCGCCTTCGAGAAGGGCATGGACCTGCTCCTCGACGCCTGGGCGGACGCGGCCCCGCGCCACCCCGACTGGACCCTGCGGATCTACGGGGCGGGCGCGGAGGAGGCGACCCTGCGGGCGCACTGCACCTCGCTCGGCCTGGACGAGTCCGTGGAGTGGATGGGCAGCACCGGCGACGTGCTGGGCGCCCTGCGCGAGGCCTCCGTCTTCGCCCAGGCCTCCCGGGCCGAGGGGTTCCCGATCACCCTGCTGGAGGCGATGGCGGCGGGCCTGCCCGTGGTCGCCTTCGACTGCGCGCCGGGCGTACGGGAGATCGTGCGGCACGGCGAGGACGGACTGCTGGCCCGCCTGGGCAACACGATGGAGCTGGCCGGGCACCTGGACACGCTGATGTCGGACCAGGACACGCGCGACCGGCTCGGCGACGAGGCCTTCCGGCACGTGCGCCGCTACTCCAGCGCGGAGATCACCGACCGGTGGGAAGAGCTGATCACGTTCTTGGAACGCTGA
- a CDS encoding bifunctional glycosyltransferase family 2 protein/CDP-glycerol:glycerophosphate glycerophosphotransferase yields MHVPDVSVVVIVYNDAERLPTAVQSVLDQTLRGVEVVIVDDCSKDRSYEIARELEAAHPGRVRAFQLPQNSGGCGAPRNHGIQQATGTYVMFLDSDDVLERNACRNMLAAAERTGSDLVSGMCVRVHVDNRWGKTTEWYPWIYSRTRTLESITEYPDLLVYDTLSTNKCYRRAFLLEQGLEFPVGIHYEDLLFSAQAYVAARRITLIPNHVYFWNVVEKAQAKSISNRRHEIENFVHRMEIHRRVDELLAAQGHTAIKTAKDAKFLKHDLVLHLRDLPLLGDDYRRDFARLANGYLAGIDPAAYENVTHLQAICAYLLGKEDWENLLPAADAMTNKGRLSSPLAERDGRVYWCGAHLDDAEGRRILDVTEQGFHTAPLSSLVLGNRLTSYEDDGRGTVTLSGAVVNPLGRIQEGTELKATLEFRARRQIGVRSFSFPVATVRHAGNTIEWTATADIGSTVRPLGIIDAVWDVRLKLTAGGDRLTTRVSVGGVDLESAARLRVRPRLTRLVSDRFEPEVTKKGNLSYVLTAEGAAAVRTQTLISSAMHGKAAGVVKRSLRRALKARRNLGSGEQKVKVYHEVFSKLPVKKGTVVFESHMGKQYSDSPKAIYEEMVRQGAPFEAIWSYAGGKPTGFPEGATLVRRWSWPYLRALAQAEYWVDNQGFPLALTKRPGTTYIQTWHGSALKRMGFHEPRTKAQGRAGQDRFQAAVDRFDHFLIRSEHDVRTLAKGFRLRDEVLLRTGYPRNDALVEAHRAEAHSGERVRGALAAELGIDPDKRVLLYAPTFRASADGTVEGFEFPFDVEEFADRLGDRFTLLVRTHYLNSVSLPPSVAGRVIDVSRHHDITPLLVLADGLITDYSSVMFDYAVLDRPMLFFAYDYEKYATDIRGTYFDLKEKAPGPVVATADELMQAVSAFDEADAKYAEARQRFLTEFGEYDRGDAARQIVEKFFTRSGK; encoded by the coding sequence GTGCACGTGCCTGACGTCTCCGTGGTCGTCATCGTCTACAACGACGCAGAGCGTCTGCCGACAGCCGTCCAGTCGGTTTTGGACCAGACCCTGCGCGGGGTCGAAGTCGTGATCGTGGACGACTGCAGCAAGGACCGGTCCTACGAGATCGCCCGGGAGCTGGAGGCCGCGCACCCGGGGCGGGTGCGCGCCTTCCAGCTGCCGCAGAACAGCGGCGGCTGCGGCGCGCCCCGCAACCACGGCATCCAGCAGGCCACCGGTACGTACGTGATGTTCCTGGACAGCGACGACGTCCTGGAGCGCAACGCCTGCCGGAACATGCTGGCCGCCGCCGAGCGCACCGGGTCCGACCTGGTCTCGGGCATGTGCGTGCGCGTGCACGTCGACAACCGGTGGGGCAAGACCACCGAGTGGTACCCGTGGATCTACTCCCGCACCCGCACCCTGGAGTCGATCACCGAGTACCCGGACCTGCTGGTCTACGACACCCTCTCCACGAACAAGTGCTACCGGCGCGCGTTCCTGCTGGAGCAGGGCCTGGAGTTCCCGGTCGGCATCCACTACGAGGACCTGCTGTTCTCGGCGCAGGCCTACGTCGCCGCCCGCCGCATCACCCTGATCCCCAACCACGTGTACTTCTGGAACGTGGTCGAGAAGGCCCAGGCCAAATCGATCAGCAACCGGCGCCACGAGATCGAGAACTTCGTCCACCGGATGGAGATCCACCGCCGGGTCGACGAGCTGCTGGCCGCCCAGGGCCACACCGCCATCAAGACGGCGAAGGACGCCAAGTTCCTCAAGCACGACCTGGTGCTGCACCTGCGCGACCTGCCGCTGCTGGGCGACGACTACCGCCGGGACTTCGCCCGGCTCGCCAACGGCTACCTGGCCGGCATCGACCCGGCCGCGTACGAGAACGTGACCCACCTCCAGGCCATCTGCGCCTACCTGCTGGGCAAGGAGGACTGGGAGAACCTCCTCCCGGCCGCCGACGCGATGACCAACAAGGGCCGGCTGTCCTCCCCCCTCGCCGAGCGCGACGGGCGTGTCTACTGGTGCGGCGCCCACCTCGACGACGCCGAGGGCCGCCGGATACTGGACGTCACCGAACAGGGCTTCCACACGGCCCCGCTGTCCTCCCTGGTCCTGGGCAACCGCCTGACCTCGTACGAGGACGACGGGCGCGGCACCGTCACCCTGTCCGGAGCCGTCGTGAACCCCCTGGGCCGGATCCAGGAGGGCACCGAGCTCAAGGCCACGCTGGAGTTCCGGGCCCGCCGGCAGATCGGGGTGCGTTCCTTCAGCTTCCCGGTGGCAACCGTGCGCCACGCCGGTAACACGATCGAGTGGACCGCCACGGCCGACATCGGAAGCACCGTCCGCCCGCTCGGCATCATCGACGCCGTCTGGGACGTGCGCCTGAAGCTGACGGCCGGCGGCGACCGGCTCACCACCCGGGTGTCGGTCGGCGGGGTCGACCTGGAGTCGGCGGCCCGCCTGCGGGTCCGCCCCCGCCTGACCCGGCTGGTCTCCGACCGCTTCGAGCCGGAGGTGACCAAGAAGGGCAACCTCTCCTACGTCCTGACCGCCGAGGGCGCCGCGGCCGTCCGCACCCAGACGCTGATCAGCAGCGCGATGCACGGCAAGGCCGCCGGCGTGGTCAAGCGCAGCCTGCGCCGGGCCCTGAAGGCCCGCCGCAACCTGGGCTCGGGCGAGCAGAAGGTGAAGGTCTACCACGAGGTCTTCTCGAAGCTGCCGGTCAAGAAGGGCACGGTCGTCTTCGAGAGCCACATGGGCAAGCAGTACAGCGACAGCCCGAAGGCGATCTACGAGGAGATGGTCCGCCAGGGCGCGCCCTTCGAGGCGATCTGGTCCTACGCGGGCGGCAAGCCCACCGGCTTCCCCGAGGGGGCGACCCTGGTGCGGCGCTGGAGCTGGCCCTACCTGCGGGCGCTGGCCCAGGCCGAGTACTGGGTCGACAACCAGGGCTTCCCGCTGGCGCTGACCAAGCGCCCGGGGACCACGTACATCCAGACCTGGCACGGATCCGCGCTCAAGCGGATGGGCTTCCACGAGCCCCGTACCAAGGCGCAGGGCCGGGCCGGGCAGGACCGCTTCCAGGCGGCCGTCGACCGCTTCGACCACTTCCTGATCCGCTCCGAGCACGACGTCCGCACCCTCGCCAAGGGCTTCCGGCTTCGCGACGAGGTGCTGCTGCGCACCGGCTACCCGCGCAACGACGCCCTCGTCGAGGCGCACCGCGCGGAGGCGCACAGCGGGGAGCGGGTGCGCGGCGCGCTCGCCGCCGAGCTGGGCATCGACCCCGACAAGCGGGTGCTGCTGTACGCGCCGACCTTCCGGGCGAGCGCGGACGGCACGGTGGAGGGCTTCGAGTTCCCCTTCGACGTGGAGGAGTTCGCGGACCGGCTCGGCGACCGCTTCACCCTGCTGGTGCGCACGCACTACCTCAACAGCGTCTCGCTGCCGCCGTCGGTGGCGGGCCGGGTGATCGACGTGTCCCGGCACCACGACATCACCCCGCTGCTGGTGCTCGCCGACGGGCTGATCACCGACTACTCGTCCGTGATGTTCGACTACGCGGTGCTGGACCGGCCGATGCTGTTCTTCGCGTACGACTACGAGAAGTACGCGACGGACATCCGCGGTACGTACTTCGACCTGAAGGAGAAGGCGCCGGGCCCGGTGGTGGCCACGGCGGACGAGCTGATGCAGGCCGTCTCCGCCTTCGACGAGGCCGACGCCAAGTACGCGGAGGCCCGCCAGCGCTTCCTCACCGAGTTCGGCGAGTACGACCGCGGGGACGCCGCCCGCCAGATCGTCGAGAAGTTCTTCACCAGGAGCGGCAAGTGA
- a CDS encoding glycosyltransferase family 2 protein, which translates to MKLSVVVPCFNEEAVIDSFDVEIRRVLDALPLEYEVCYVDDGSRDGTLGKLRKIAAEHGDQTRYVSFSRNFGKEAGMLAGLREATGDAVVIMDADLQHPPELIATMLDHYRQGHDQIIARRTREGDKKLRSALSRLYYRGVNRWVDVELADGVGDFRMLSRPAVDALLALPEYNRFSKGLFSWIGFDTVHFDYQNAQREAGETKWKFGSLLNYGMDGLISFNNKPLRIGIWLGVSLVALTGLYALWITVMAITNGIDSPGYVTLVAMIAGIGGMQMIMLGLIGEYIGRIYYETKRRPHFLVKEAHGAERMPGISEAVIAERSR; encoded by the coding sequence ATGAAGCTGTCCGTAGTTGTCCCTTGCTTCAACGAAGAGGCCGTCATCGACAGCTTCGACGTCGAGATCCGGCGGGTACTGGACGCCCTGCCTCTCGAGTACGAGGTCTGCTACGTCGACGACGGCAGTCGTGACGGCACCCTCGGAAAGCTCCGCAAGATCGCCGCCGAGCACGGGGACCAGACCCGCTACGTCTCCTTCAGCCGGAACTTCGGCAAGGAGGCGGGCATGCTCGCCGGGCTGCGCGAGGCCACCGGCGACGCCGTGGTGATCATGGACGCGGACCTCCAGCACCCGCCGGAGCTGATCGCCACCATGCTGGACCACTACCGGCAGGGCCACGACCAGATCATCGCCCGGCGCACCCGCGAGGGCGACAAGAAGCTCCGCTCGGCCCTCAGCCGCCTCTACTACCGCGGGGTCAACCGCTGGGTCGACGTGGAGCTCGCCGACGGGGTCGGCGACTTCCGGATGCTGTCGCGTCCGGCCGTCGACGCCCTGCTCGCGCTCCCCGAGTACAACCGCTTCTCCAAGGGCCTCTTCTCCTGGATCGGCTTCGACACCGTCCACTTCGACTACCAGAACGCCCAGCGCGAGGCGGGCGAGACCAAGTGGAAGTTCGGGTCCCTGCTGAACTACGGCATGGACGGGCTGATCTCCTTCAACAACAAGCCGCTGCGCATCGGCATCTGGCTCGGCGTGTCGCTGGTCGCGCTGACCGGGCTGTACGCGCTGTGGATCACCGTCATGGCGATCACCAACGGCATCGACTCGCCCGGTTACGTCACCCTCGTCGCGATGATCGCCGGTATCGGCGGCATGCAGATGATCATGCTGGGTCTGATCGGCGAGTACATCGGCCGCATCTACTACGAGACCAAGCGCCGCCCGCACTTCCTGGTCAAGGAAGCCCACGGCGCCGAGCGGATGCCCGGGATCTCCGAAGCCGTGATCGCGGAGCGCAGCCGCTGA
- a CDS encoding GtrA family protein: MSAHTRRDQLGQILRFALVGGVNTGTFFGIYLLLHAWMPYFAAYTLAFVLSMIGSFFMNTYFTYRTRPTWKKFLLFPLTNVTNYVIQSAGLYALVTWAGLDTRIAPLVAAVVAIPFTFLLSRKILIPGTGTGTAPVAEPAAERSSSTV, encoded by the coding sequence ATGAGCGCCCACACCCGACGGGACCAGCTCGGCCAGATCCTCCGGTTCGCCCTCGTGGGCGGGGTGAACACCGGCACCTTCTTCGGCATCTACCTGCTGCTGCACGCGTGGATGCCCTACTTCGCCGCGTACACCCTGGCCTTCGTGCTGTCGATGATCGGGTCGTTCTTCATGAACACCTACTTCACCTACCGCACCCGGCCCACCTGGAAGAAGTTCCTCCTCTTCCCGCTGACGAACGTCACGAACTACGTGATCCAGTCCGCCGGCCTCTACGCCCTGGTCACCTGGGCCGGGCTGGACACCCGGATCGCGCCGCTGGTCGCGGCCGTCGTCGCCATCCCGTTCACCTTCCTGCTCTCGCGCAAGATCCTCATCCCGGGCACGGGCACGGGCACGGCGCCGGTGGCGGAGCCCGCGGCGGAGCGCTCCTCGTCCACGGTCTGA